Proteins co-encoded in one Corylus avellana chromosome ca9, CavTom2PMs-1.0 genomic window:
- the LOC132192339 gene encoding uncharacterized protein LOC132192339, which translates to MAEEEPAPHPRPTFLEVKCKSSGKTRRFAVGTDAGFALSLINRRLETGKPLALHIEALKEGEEPIAFGPNSALVDYGRGWKLQTVIELDFDYAGVPKGEGVRPVTTRFSTVPSTGGSRPAKGEDSKPEISFVYIGRIILAFILIFVLGAIFTLALESLPRLILYIKSAM; encoded by the exons ATGGCTGAAGAAGAACCTGCTCCACATCCTCGTCCCACT TTTTTGGAGGTTAAATGCAAAAGTTCTGGCAAGACAAGGCGCTTTGCCGTTGGTACAGACGCGGGATTTGCTTTATCACTAATAAATCGGAGATTGGAAACGGGCAAACCCCTTGCTTTGCATATCGAAGCTCTCAAAGAAGGAGAGGAACCCATTGCTTTTGGGCCCAATTCCGCTCTCGTCGACTACGGCCGTGGCTGGAAGCTGCAGACCGTCATCGAGCTCGATTTTGATTACGCTG GGGTTCCAAAAGGGGAAGGGGTCCGGCCGGTGACGACCAGATTTTCTACAGTACCG AGCACTGGTGGCTCACGTCCTGCTAAGGGTGAGGATTCAAAACCAGAAATCAGTTTTGTGTACATTGGAAGAATAATATTAgctttcattttgatttttgtgcTTGGTGCAATATTCACACTGGCTCTTGAGAGTCTTCCCAGATTGATATTGTATATTAAGTCAGCCATGTAA